A region from the Triticum aestivum cultivar Chinese Spring chromosome 3D, IWGSC CS RefSeq v2.1, whole genome shotgun sequence genome encodes:
- the LOC123080045 gene encoding uncharacterized protein translates to MAAISSTSYFSSQPQLPASGGGSNGRQPRRRRMGGSCVMLEAAAASGSGGGGVVVGRTRSLTEEDLEELKGCLDLGFGFSYHQIPGLCGTLPGLELCYSMTRRFLDEQRTVVGQLEPVAAAAPIPDWKISGPGDSPEEVKARLKYWAQTVACTVKLCS, encoded by the exons ATGGCGGCCATCTCCTCCACCTCCTACTTCTCCTCGCAGCCGCAGCTGCCGGCGTCCGGAGGCGGCAGCAACGGCCGGCAGCCGCGGAGGCGTCGGATGGGGGGCAGCTGCGTCATGCTCGAGGCGGCCGCTGCCTCTGGTAGTGGTggtggcggcgtggtggtggggaGGACGAGGAGCCTGACGGAGGAGGACCTGGAGGAGCTCAAGGGCTGCCTCGACCTCGGCTTCGGCTTCTCCTACCACCAGATCCCGGGCCTCTGCGGGACGCTCCCCGGCCTGGAGCTCTGCTACTCCATGACGCGGAGGTTCCTCGACGAGCAGAGGACGGTGGTCGGGCAGCTGGAGCCCGTTGCGGCGGCGGCGCCCATCCCGGACTGGAAGATCTCCGGCCCTG GTGATAGTCCAGAGGAAGTGAAAGCTAGGCTCAAGTATTGGGCCCAGACAGTGGCATGCACAGTCAAACTATGCAGCTGA